The following coding sequences lie in one Ctenopharyngodon idella isolate HZGC_01 chromosome 11, HZGC01, whole genome shotgun sequence genomic window:
- the LOC127522381 gene encoding uncharacterized protein LOC127522381, whose product MELFIFIAFQLLIEVQSHSSLQKPFISYNSDDVQPIISCEIPLPVRADFTCSLYTEDDLLHSQKRQSGERLCMFYVTPGELFTRSENRQLSCDYSLNTEPEIRSPCSETYTIRGQKSSPHSDPVPVTVQSSTTTTTARTITTATTSNIHFMLNLITSKAKETMFSIVTSTLPDIRSMSGHVSTETSTQKTSQTKTEISTTAVSSTTETPTSTRTAVSSVHTSTTGPNDHPLTPLHRETWFIVLVSTGVGVILTGFICLCRFASKKRRKHNKMISIRSDVPIQEIGMSSGPAETYSVITSVPATSQPISVGLEHPDSHQDNTPDPTATSSFIMSENSIYQPSEDLVNTQQKQGNTEENEDVYHLYCTIPDKPVHSNAADQVYSLVKMH is encoded by the exons ATGGAGTTGTTCATCTTCATTGCTTTTCAGCTTCTTATAGAGGTTCAGTCTCACA GTTCACTTCAGAAACCCTTCATCAGTTATAATAGTGATGATGTCCAGCCCATCATATCATGTGAAATACCACTTCCAGTCAGAGCTGATTTCACCTGTAGTCTCTACACTGAGGATGATCTTCTGCACTCTCAGAAGAGACAGTCTGGAGAACGTCTTTGTATGTTTTATGTAACTCCTGGTGAACTCTTCACACGATCAGAGAACAGACAGCTGAGCTGTGATTATTCACTCAACACTGAACCTGAGATCAGATCACCGTGCAGTGAAACATACACCATCAGAG GTCAAAAATCATCTCCTCACTCTGATCCAGTGCCAGTGACAGTCCAAA GTTCAACAACAACCACCACAGCACGTACTATTACAACAGCCACTACAAGTA acATTCATTTCATGTTAAACCTGATAACAAGCAAGGCAAAGGAAACCATGT TTTCCATTGTAACCTCTACTCTGCCAGATATCAGAAGTATGTCAGGACATG TTTCAACAGAAACATCCACTCAAAAAACTTCACAAACAAAGACAGAAATAT CAACAACGGCTGTCAGTTCCACCACTGAAACCCCGACATCCACCAGAACTG CGGTTTCTAGTGTTCACACTTCAACAACTGGTCCTAACGATCATCCACTCACACCACTACACAGAG AAACATGGTTTATAGTTCTGGTTTCCACTGGTGTTGGTGTCATTTTGACTGGATTCATCTGTCTGTGTCGGTTTGCAA gtaaaaaaagaagaaaaca CAATAAAATGATATCAATAAGATCAGATGTGCCCATTCAAGAAATTGGTATG AGTTCTGGACCTGCAGAGACATATTCTGTGATCACTTCTGTACCAGCCACATCTCAGCCCATATCTGTGG GCCTCGAACACCCAGATTCCCATCAGGACAACACACCAGATCCCACAGCGACTTCCTCTTTCATTATGTCTGAAAATTCAATTTACCAACCCTCAG AAGATTTGGTCAATACTCAACAGAAACAGGGAAATACAGAGGAAAATGAG gATGTTTACCACCTGTACTGCACGATCCCTGACAAACCAGTTCACTCAAATGCAGCAGATCAAGTCTACAGTTTGGTGAAGATGCACTGA